One window of the Archaeoglobus sulfaticallidus PM70-1 genome contains the following:
- the hypB gene encoding hydrogenase nickel incorporation protein HypB, translating into MHRIEIDAEMDLLSENKRLAEKNREYLKSKGITAINIMGAIGSGKTLLIEKTLQSVDYRVGVILGDVICKADYERVKKYDVSVEPINTGKECHLDAHLISHVIQSFSDVDLILIENVGNLVCPVDFDLGEDYRVVMVSVTEGDDVVEKHPEIFRLADVIIINKIDLAEAVEADVDKMVRDAKRINGSARIIKMDLKSGKGFDEWLEFLRDAVKVR; encoded by the coding sequence ATGCACAGAATCGAGATCGATGCTGAAATGGATTTGCTCTCAGAAAATAAGAGACTTGCCGAGAAAAACAGGGAGTACCTAAAGAGCAAGGGCATAACTGCGATAAACATCATGGGTGCCATAGGCTCTGGAAAGACGCTGCTGATAGAGAAAACCTTGCAGAGTGTTGACTACAGGGTTGGAGTTATTCTGGGCGATGTCATATGCAAGGCTGATTACGAGAGGGTTAAAAAATACGATGTCAGTGTTGAGCCAATAAACACCGGCAAGGAATGTCACTTAGACGCTCACCTGATAAGCCATGTGATTCAGTCCTTCAGCGATGTGGATCTCATCCTGATCGAGAATGTTGGAAACCTCGTATGCCCGGTGGATTTCGATCTTGGAGAGGATTACAGGGTTGTGATGGTCAGCGTAACTGAGGGGGATGATGTTGTGGAGAAGCATCCGGAGATATTCAGGCTTGCTGATGTGATAATAATCAACAAGATAGATCTGGCTGAGGCTGTTGAGGCAGATGTCGATAAGATGGTAAGGGACGCAAAAAGGATAAATGGTTCAGCGAGGATCATAAAGATGGATCTCAAGTCAGGGAAGGGATTTGATGAGTGGCTGGAGTTTTTGAGAGATGCTGTGAAGGTGAGGTAA
- the hypF gene encoding carbamoyltransferase HypF, which yields MYKLTVKGVVQGVGFRPFVYRLAKSMGLKGYVRNMGNGTVEIVIDRNPELFIERMKDEKPPISRIDEVFVETVEFEAEDFLILRSAEKKADALSLPPPDVAICGKCLEELFDESDRRYLYSFISCTDCGARFSVAITLPYDRENTTFSEFPLCEECRNEYENVMDRRYYAQSIACPKCGPDYLLFNHKKERLAEGYEAIKMAARLIDSSHFIAVKGIGGYHIACITDDDVVFELRKKLRREQQPFAIMARNMEKLKEIAVVNAEANELESYIRPIVVLKKKNRDAFYAVAPELDTIGVMLPYSPAHYLLFENMKADFIVMTSANLPGEPMFIDDGVFELDLDYYLVHNLRINNRIDDSVIKFVNGRRMIIRKSRGFIPHAFRLESRYNGVALGAELYNSICFLKDSMIIQSQYIGNTADFRTFNEFFKKSLNFFQNFLSMDSVDFVFCDLHPLYNTSQFAEKLVEKINARLIRIQHHFAHGMSVMNEKSLDRAVAISVDGVGYGYDGTIWGGEVIYIDLEEGRFERIGRLEDFRLIGGDLAGEYPLRILFSLVYDYLGDYDLLRGYEKYLRENENFELFESLMDRNLSTILSTSTGRMLDAASAMLEVCFRRTYEGEPAMKLEAIAVDTDPDGPEIGGSREGRVYPVFADRVVDGRKGEVSVLKTKRKFVECLERYADGEDRGVIAGEIIAYLAEGLAEIACRFAERKGLPVVLSGGVAYNTIFNRHVYKKAEEYGVKVHINEYTAAGDNGISFGQIYLSKYLDVEK from the coding sequence ATGTATAAACTGACTGTGAAGGGAGTAGTTCAGGGGGTTGGCTTCAGACCATTTGTGTATCGCCTTGCCAAATCTATGGGGCTTAAAGGCTATGTCAGGAATATGGGAAATGGAACGGTTGAGATAGTCATTGACAGGAATCCGGAGCTGTTCATTGAAAGGATGAAAGATGAGAAACCCCCTATTTCGAGAATTGATGAGGTTTTTGTTGAGACTGTAGAATTTGAAGCTGAAGACTTTCTGATTTTGAGAAGTGCTGAAAAAAAGGCTGACGCCCTCTCACTGCCACCTCCCGATGTTGCGATCTGCGGTAAATGCCTTGAGGAACTTTTTGATGAGAGCGATAGAAGGTATCTCTACTCGTTCATATCATGCACGGACTGTGGAGCGAGGTTCTCGGTTGCCATAACACTGCCCTACGATCGAGAGAACACTACATTCAGCGAATTTCCCCTATGTGAGGAATGCAGGAATGAGTATGAGAATGTTATGGACAGAAGGTACTATGCCCAGTCGATTGCCTGTCCAAAATGCGGGCCGGATTACTTGTTGTTCAACCACAAAAAAGAAAGGCTTGCTGAGGGGTATGAGGCCATTAAAATGGCAGCCAGACTAATAGACTCATCTCATTTTATTGCCGTAAAGGGCATCGGTGGATACCATATAGCATGCATAACTGACGATGATGTTGTTTTTGAGCTGAGGAAGAAGCTGAGGAGGGAGCAGCAACCCTTCGCAATAATGGCCAGGAACATGGAAAAGCTGAAGGAGATAGCCGTTGTTAATGCTGAGGCTAATGAGCTGGAAAGCTATATAAGGCCGATTGTGGTTTTGAAAAAGAAAAACAGAGATGCATTTTACGCTGTAGCTCCAGAGCTCGACACGATTGGTGTTATGCTACCGTATTCTCCAGCACATTATCTGCTATTTGAAAACATGAAGGCAGATTTTATAGTGATGACCTCTGCGAACCTGCCCGGAGAACCGATGTTCATCGATGATGGAGTTTTTGAGCTCGACCTCGATTACTATCTGGTGCACAATCTCAGGATAAACAACAGAATCGATGATTCTGTCATCAAATTCGTTAATGGGAGGAGGATGATAATCAGGAAGTCGAGGGGGTTTATACCTCATGCGTTCAGGCTTGAATCAAGATATAACGGGGTAGCTCTCGGTGCAGAGCTGTACAACTCGATCTGTTTTCTCAAGGATAGCATGATAATCCAGAGCCAGTACATTGGAAATACGGCAGATTTCAGAACATTCAATGAGTTCTTCAAGAAATCTCTGAACTTCTTCCAGAATTTTCTGTCAATGGACTCAGTGGATTTTGTCTTCTGCGATCTTCATCCTCTTTATAACACCTCACAGTTCGCTGAAAAGCTGGTGGAGAAAATCAATGCGAGGCTCATCAGGATTCAGCACCACTTCGCCCACGGAATGTCTGTTATGAACGAGAAATCCCTCGACAGGGCCGTAGCCATCTCGGTTGATGGCGTTGGCTATGGTTATGATGGCACGATCTGGGGTGGTGAAGTCATTTACATCGATCTTGAGGAAGGCAGATTTGAAAGAATTGGAAGGCTTGAGGACTTCAGGCTCATCGGAGGGGATCTGGCTGGAGAATATCCTTTGAGAATTCTTTTCTCGCTTGTTTACGATTATCTTGGAGACTACGATTTGCTGAGAGGGTATGAAAAATATCTGAGAGAGAATGAAAACTTTGAGCTTTTCGAGAGCCTGATGGATCGCAATTTATCGACGATTCTGTCAACTTCCACAGGCAGAATGCTCGACGCAGCATCGGCAATGCTGGAGGTCTGCTTCAGGAGAACCTATGAGGGGGAGCCAGCAATGAAGCTCGAGGCGATTGCAGTCGATACGGATCCGGATGGACCTGAGATAGGAGGGAGCAGAGAGGGAAGAGTGTATCCAGTGTTCGCAGATAGGGTTGTGGATGGCAGGAAGGGAGAGGTCAGCGTCCTGAAAACCAAAAGAAAATTCGTTGAGTGTCTTGAGAGATACGCTGATGGGGAGGACAGAGGTGTTATAGCTGGAGAAATCATAGCATACCTTGCCGAAGGTCTGGCTGAGATAGCATGCAGGTTTGCTGAGAGAAAAGGCTTGCCTGTGGTTTTGAGCGGTGGTGTAGCTTATAACACGATCTTTAACCGCCATGTATATAAAAAGGCTGAGGAGTATGGGGTTAAAGTCCACATAAATGAATACACCGCTGCTGGAGATAATGGAATAAGCTTCGGACAGATCTATCTCTCAAAATATCTGGATGTGGAAAAATGA
- the hypE gene encoding hydrogenase expression/formation protein HypE yields MRVRKEDGAGGKYMMDFIKQNIVSRFDCRINEISLGDLEDSTDFSENFLLTTDSYVVDPPVFPGGSIGSLAICGTSNDLAVKGAKPSFMSMSLVLQDGFEIEKLRTILEDMERWAREIGVKIITGDTKVVDSGVGVIINTSGVGVRNEYLEKNLGVLREYREYPYSWVRDCGVVDGDVIIINGSIAEHASAIMVIREGLEFQMDVKSDVYPVWMFLKDAMNVGGISAMKDPTRGGIAASLNEIAEKSGVGILIEEDAIPIRDDVKSFCDVLGLDPFSMANEGKVVMAVHPEMAEEVLKALRKSGQKDAAIIGHATSEFSEVVLETSIGTRRILPQPVADPIPRVC; encoded by the coding sequence ATGAGAGTGAGAAAAGAGGATGGTGCTGGCGGAAAGTACATGATGGACTTCATAAAGCAAAACATAGTCAGCAGATTCGACTGCAGGATTAACGAAATCTCGCTGGGGGATCTTGAGGACTCAACAGACTTCTCAGAAAATTTTTTGCTAACAACTGACTCTTATGTGGTTGACCCTCCAGTATTTCCGGGAGGAAGCATCGGAAGTCTTGCCATATGCGGAACCTCAAACGATCTGGCAGTAAAGGGGGCCAAACCGTCTTTCATGTCGATGTCGCTTGTACTCCAGGACGGATTCGAGATAGAAAAGCTGAGAACAATTCTGGAGGATATGGAAAGGTGGGCAAGAGAGATTGGTGTGAAGATTATAACCGGAGACACAAAGGTCGTTGACTCCGGGGTTGGAGTTATAATAAATACATCTGGTGTTGGTGTGAGGAATGAGTATCTGGAGAAAAACCTCGGCGTTCTGAGGGAGTATAGAGAGTATCCGTATTCATGGGTGAGGGATTGCGGTGTTGTGGATGGAGATGTGATAATAATCAACGGCAGTATTGCGGAGCATGCTTCGGCGATCATGGTCATCAGAGAGGGACTGGAATTCCAGATGGATGTTAAATCCGATGTCTATCCGGTCTGGATGTTTTTGAAGGATGCCATGAATGTTGGCGGGATTTCTGCTATGAAGGATCCCACTCGAGGTGGCATCGCAGCATCCCTCAACGAGATCGCTGAGAAGAGCGGTGTGGGAATACTGATTGAGGAAGATGCCATCCCGATAAGGGATGATGTGAAGAGCTTCTGCGATGTTCTTGGCTTGGATCCATTCTCGATGGCTAATGAGGGGAAGGTTGTTATGGCTGTACACCCAGAAATGGCTGAGGAAGTTCTGAAAGCTCTAAGAAAGTCAGGACAGAAGGATGCGGCAATAATAGGTCATGCCACCTCCGAGTTCAGTGAGGTTGTCCTTGAAACGAGCATCGGAACTAGAAGGATCCTCCCCCAGCCTGTGGCAGATCCAATACCGAGGGTCTGCTAA
- the cofC gene encoding 2-phospho-L-lactate guanylyltransferase, translating to MIAVVPFKYRNPKTRLAKILSLDERKKLAMTMLRDVLSALSGVDRVTVVVPDDESVKACSFINAKFENAEVVMDDRNLDDLVNYFIDSHGEVAVVMADLPLLNEKILSKFFETDGDVVIAPGRKGGTNMLLVRNRMFRVSYHYGSFMKHLAIAKSRKLKVVVFDSFYSSIDIDDESDILELLIHGEGKESYKFLSSIMSVDCSSKDPYIKRRT from the coding sequence ATGATCGCAGTGGTGCCATTCAAGTACAGAAATCCAAAAACGAGGTTGGCTAAAATACTGAGCTTGGATGAAAGAAAGAAGCTCGCCATGACCATGCTAAGGGATGTTCTCAGTGCATTGAGCGGAGTTGACAGGGTTACCGTGGTTGTTCCGGATGACGAGAGCGTTAAAGCCTGCAGCTTTATTAACGCAAAGTTTGAGAATGCCGAAGTTGTAATGGATGATAGAAACCTTGACGATCTCGTGAATTATTTCATCGATAGTCATGGAGAGGTCGCTGTTGTGATGGCTGATTTGCCTTTATTGAACGAGAAGATTCTGTCAAAATTCTTTGAAACTGATGGAGATGTTGTTATCGCTCCCGGAAGAAAGGGTGGAACGAACATGTTACTCGTGAGAAACAGGATGTTTAGAGTTTCGTACCACTATGGAAGCTTTATGAAGCATTTAGCAATAGCCAAATCCAGAAAGTTGAAAGTAGTTGTGTTCGACTCGTTCTATTCCAGTATCGATATAGATGATGAGTCAGATATTCTGGAGCTTTTGATACATGGTGAGGGAAAGGAGAGTTATAAGTTTTTGAGCTCGATTATGAGCGTTGACTGCAGTAGTAAAGACCCGTACATCAAACGAAGAACTTGA
- a CDS encoding HypC/HybG/HupF family hydrogenase formation chaperone: MCLAIPAEVEEVNFPIAIVNFGGTRKEVRIDLLPDVRVGDYVLVHVGYAIQKVDVKEVEELAAIYQKLQEEGIL; this comes from the coding sequence ATGTGTCTGGCTATTCCGGCTGAGGTCGAGGAGGTAAATTTTCCCATCGCGATAGTGAATTTTGGAGGGACCAGGAAGGAGGTCAGAATAGATCTGCTGCCGGATGTGAGGGTTGGCGACTATGTTCTCGTCCATGTGGGATATGCCATTCAGAAGGTTGATGTGAAGGAAGTTGAAGAGCTTGCAGCAATATATCAAAAACTTCAGGAAGAAGGGATTTTATGA
- a CDS encoding type II/IV secretion system ATPase subunit, whose protein sequence is MGLKDRIKDALLGKKTKPMVKRGFQIDVEGRLVEAYDIEKGFSKVEILFDDENDEYFYKVIEPELSDRDLYILEFIKDTMLKTIHVDIEKAENKVETLWEIFQKIITDYDINADSRIFYYIRRDFIEYGKITVLMKDPLLEDISCDGPYIPVYVYHKNYEHLKTNIVFEEYELDSFVIKLAQKAGKHISVADPILDAALPDGSRLQATYGREVTASGSTFTIRKFQEIPFTVLDLIKYNTINPQMAAYYWLMVENKMNIVFAGGTASGKTTMLNAICLFIPFNVKIVSIEDTREVSLPHPNWIKSVTREGSGEIVGGRRIGEVDMYDLLRAALRQRPEYIIVGEIRGKEAVVAFQAMATGHVVYTTMHADSVSSVIHRLESEPINIPRILIQNLHVVSIQKMLSLGGKRQRKVDEIAEIIGIDPATKDVLVNTVFKYDESINDFIFSGRSYLLENIAKVKGVSVEEIFEEMENRARVLQWMMHKGVSYDEFTVIVNKYYKNKESIMEEVNALETYSGGDYEDIR, encoded by the coding sequence ATGGGGTTAAAAGACAGGATAAAGGACGCTTTGCTAGGAAAAAAAACCAAACCAATGGTTAAGAGAGGATTTCAGATAGATGTAGAGGGCAGACTTGTTGAGGCGTATGATATTGAAAAAGGTTTTTCAAAGGTCGAAATACTGTTTGATGATGAAAATGATGAGTACTTCTACAAGGTTATTGAGCCTGAGCTTTCTGATAGAGATCTTTACATTCTCGAGTTCATCAAGGACACGATGCTAAAAACGATACATGTTGACATAGAGAAAGCTGAGAATAAGGTTGAAACACTCTGGGAAATCTTTCAGAAAATAATCACAGATTATGATATCAATGCAGATTCAAGGATTTTCTATTATATTAGGAGAGACTTCATCGAATATGGTAAGATTACTGTTCTGATGAAGGATCCCCTGCTTGAAGACATCTCCTGTGATGGGCCATACATCCCGGTTTATGTATATCATAAAAATTACGAGCATCTGAAAACCAACATAGTTTTTGAGGAGTATGAGCTGGATTCCTTTGTCATCAAGCTTGCACAAAAGGCCGGTAAGCACATTTCAGTTGCAGATCCTATACTCGACGCTGCACTACCTGATGGTTCAAGATTACAAGCAACTTATGGCAGGGAAGTTACTGCAAGCGGTTCAACCTTTACAATAAGAAAATTCCAGGAGATTCCATTTACTGTTCTTGATCTGATAAAATATAACACGATCAACCCGCAAATGGCTGCATACTACTGGTTAATGGTTGAAAACAAGATGAACATAGTTTTTGCTGGAGGAACTGCAAGCGGTAAAACCACAATGCTCAACGCAATCTGTCTCTTCATACCCTTCAATGTTAAGATTGTGAGCATCGAAGACACTAGAGAGGTTTCCCTTCCTCACCCCAACTGGATTAAATCTGTAACTAGGGAAGGGTCTGGGGAGATCGTTGGAGGTAGGAGAATCGGTGAGGTGGACATGTATGATCTGCTGAGGGCTGCGTTAAGGCAGAGGCCAGAATACATCATCGTTGGAGAGATTAGAGGGAAAGAAGCTGTAGTTGCTTTTCAGGCTATGGCAACGGGGCATGTTGTTTATACCACAATGCACGCCGACTCTGTCAGCTCGGTTATTCACAGGCTTGAGTCTGAACCGATAAACATCCCGAGAATCCTGATCCAGAACCTCCATGTAGTCTCCATACAGAAGATGCTGAGTCTTGGTGGTAAGAGGCAGAGAAAGGTTGATGAAATAGCTGAGATTATAGGCATCGATCCGGCAACAAAGGATGTGCTTGTAAATACGGTTTTCAAATACGATGAATCTATAAACGATTTCATATTTTCGGGAAGATCGTATCTACTGGAAAATATTGCAAAGGTAAAGGGAGTATCGGTTGAAGAAATTTTTGAGGAAATGGAGAATAGGGCGAGGGTTTTGCAGTGGATGATGCATAAGGGCGTGAGTTATGATGAGTTCACGGTTATTGTTAACAAGTATTATAAAAATAAAGAATCTATTATGGAGGAAGTTAATGCCCTAGAAACCTATTCGGGAGGGGATTATGAGGATATACGATAA
- a CDS encoding tRNA (N(6)-L-threonylcarbamoyladenosine(37)-C(2))-methylthiotransferase — MAKVYIETYGCTSNQADSDIMRGLIAKEFTLSSIDDADVVVINSCGVVEYTERKILRRVQELKSSGKRVILAGCLPRIAGIKDSIADSIVSPDNIDRISDAVRNVLEGKNVVFDERRKVDKSEFRCVKCRLRENAIAIVSISEGCLGKCSYCATRFARGRLKSFKPENIVDEVRLAVESGFKEIQLTSQDTSAYGRDMNTNLAELLMMISEIDGEFRVRVGMMNPNHMLDILEDLIYSFKSEKIFKFFHIPVQSGSDAVLRRMNREYTVEEFEEIIVKLRKEFEDIVLSTDIIVGYPQEGLEEFMESYRLLERIKPDIVNITRFSSRKGTPASKLRDIPDWIKKERSRKLTELVYRIGKENNSRHVGKRYTVLVTKKGKGNTFLARTDSYRPVIVEDVEIGNFYSVFVEDCTFNYLKGKKISKKD; from the coding sequence ATGGCAAAAGTGTACATAGAAACCTATGGATGCACGAGCAATCAGGCAGATTCGGACATAATGAGAGGATTGATCGCAAAGGAGTTCACACTATCGAGTATTGACGATGCTGATGTCGTTGTGATAAACTCATGCGGTGTGGTTGAGTACACTGAAAGGAAAATACTGAGGAGGGTTCAGGAGCTCAAAAGCTCAGGAAAGAGAGTTATTCTAGCGGGATGTCTTCCCAGAATAGCAGGCATAAAAGACAGCATTGCAGACTCCATAGTATCCCCAGACAACATAGACCGGATAAGCGATGCTGTAAGAAATGTTCTTGAGGGCAAGAATGTTGTCTTCGATGAGAGAAGGAAGGTTGACAAATCAGAGTTCAGATGTGTGAAATGCAGGCTGAGGGAGAATGCGATAGCAATAGTCTCAATATCTGAAGGTTGCCTCGGGAAATGCTCCTACTGTGCAACGAGGTTTGCGCGGGGGAGGCTGAAAAGCTTCAAACCAGAGAACATAGTCGATGAGGTAAGGCTGGCTGTTGAGTCCGGCTTTAAGGAGATACAGCTTACCTCACAGGACACATCGGCCTATGGAAGAGACATGAACACGAATCTGGCTGAACTCCTGATGATGATTTCCGAAATCGATGGAGAGTTCAGGGTCAGGGTTGGGATGATGAATCCCAACCACATGCTGGATATCCTTGAAGATCTAATATATTCATTTAAATCTGAGAAGATATTCAAGTTCTTCCACATCCCGGTTCAGAGCGGTTCTGATGCTGTTTTGAGAAGGATGAACAGAGAATATACCGTAGAAGAGTTTGAAGAGATCATAGTCAAGCTCAGGAAAGAGTTTGAGGATATCGTGCTATCGACAGACATAATCGTTGGTTATCCACAGGAGGGTCTTGAGGAGTTCATGGAAAGCTACAGGCTTCTAGAGAGAATAAAGCCCGACATCGTGAATATAACGAGGTTCTCATCCAGAAAAGGAACTCCTGCGAGTAAACTCAGGGATATACCTGACTGGATTAAAAAAGAGCGTAGCAGGAAGCTGACAGAACTGGTCTATAGAATAGGAAAGGAGAACAACTCAAGACATGTTGGAAAAAGATATACCGTGCTTGTAACGAAAAAAGGGAAAGGAAACACATTTCTTGCGAGAACTGATTCTTACAGGCCGGTTATAGTTGAAGATGTCGAGATCGGGAATTTTTACAGTGTTTTTGTTGAAGACTGCACATTCAACTATCTGAAGGGTAAAAAGATTAGTAAAAAAGATTAG
- the hypA gene encoding hydrogenase maturation nickel metallochaperone HypA codes for MSFASAIVENALKLAEKHNAKKVNSITVIVGELLLINPDQLEFCYSVASKGTILENSKLIIEVSKAEIKCVNCGERYDSPIYLCEKCGGFVSVNGGKDMILKKIEMEGN; via the coding sequence ATGAGCTTTGCATCAGCCATAGTTGAGAACGCGCTAAAGCTTGCCGAAAAGCATAACGCTAAGAAGGTTAATTCCATAACAGTAATAGTGGGTGAGCTTTTACTCATAAACCCGGATCAGCTTGAGTTCTGCTACAGTGTTGCGAGCAAGGGAACTATTCTTGAGAACTCGAAGCTGATAATCGAGGTTTCAAAAGCCGAGATAAAATGCGTTAATTGCGGTGAGAGGTACGATTCTCCCATATACCTATGTGAGAAATGCGGTGGTTTTGTTTCCGTAAACGGTGGGAAGGATATGATTCTCAAAAAAATCGAGATGGAGGGGAATTAG
- a CDS encoding type II secretion system F family protein: MRIYDKIAYRLFGRFADRRVKNYPQIETTLLMAEMFIRAEYYVARIYFSCFLAGIITSLSSLLLFFLLPENMKARLVPILVAFPMITITFVYAFGYFYPENKARERARNIELQLPYALSFMAALASAGVTPVGLFRALANQKSAYESISSEASKIYTDVTLYGMDIITALKNSAERSPSARYREVIQGIISTITAGGSLKEYLFREAQELMRENRTKMKSFFETLSVLAESYVVLGVAFPLFMMILFSVMLLIQTSGLVLSIQVLYVIIFIVLPVISIAYAILLKISMPGV; this comes from the coding sequence ATGAGGATATACGATAAAATTGCCTACAGACTTTTCGGTAGATTTGCTGATAGGAGGGTTAAGAACTATCCGCAAATCGAGACCACTCTTTTAATGGCCGAGATGTTTATCCGGGCTGAATATTATGTTGCTAGAATTTACTTTTCTTGTTTTCTGGCTGGAATAATAACATCCCTGTCATCACTACTTCTCTTTTTCTTACTACCAGAAAATATGAAAGCGAGATTGGTCCCGATTCTGGTAGCTTTTCCAATGATAACGATCACATTTGTGTACGCTTTCGGTTATTTCTATCCGGAAAATAAGGCAAGAGAGAGGGCGAGAAATATTGAGTTACAGCTTCCATATGCTCTTTCCTTTATGGCAGCCCTCGCATCTGCTGGTGTAACTCCTGTCGGGCTATTCAGAGCTCTTGCAAACCAGAAAAGTGCATATGAGTCTATATCTAGTGAAGCCTCAAAAATATATACTGACGTAACCCTGTATGGAATGGACATTATCACAGCACTAAAGAATTCTGCAGAAAGATCGCCTTCCGCTAGATATAGAGAAGTCATTCAGGGAATAATTTCAACGATAACCGCAGGAGGTAGTTTGAAAGAATATCTGTTCAGAGAAGCTCAGGAGTTGATGAGGGAGAACAGGACTAAAATGAAATCTTTTTTTGAGACATTAAGCGTTCTTGCGGAATCCTATGTTGTGCTGGGCGTTGCCTTCCCGCTTTTTATGATGATACTCTTTTCTGTCATGCTTTTAATTCAGACTTCAGGTTTGGTGCTCTCAATTCAGGTCTTATATGTAATAATCTTCATTGTTCTCCCAGTAATATCCATAGCCTATGCAATATTATTGAAGATATCGATGCCGGGGGTATGA
- a CDS encoding type II secretion system F family protein, giving the protein MIIISNLYSFVSLEKRRWKGEADGVARTLSINISVFLLNVFVTLYALILVFSILKRLRILIFEWPPNYIYVWTLLYALTLIFIVVAIENASKIMIKRGERKRLSLLLASLSILFAIVSVLIWEGIISIQIGGLILYPSDAYGILNVSAILNILMVLVHNEFPNVYRYFTEIEFRKKRYYHGGWGIWLFIIILLTLILSILIIVQLEVYAGILKLPFSYFLTIASLIFASIILILLYLAWPRREEGILKRRLDYIEVEKVFVYSTSAILSIAFAFTSVMIIIGNIGEIEFYDVTLDHIDFAVFASLSATGPVSFYLAYQNKKLFAIEELFAKFLIDLAESRRVGMPLGQAIKRASGGDYGLLTPYIVKMSYQMSAGLTFIEALEKFAASIKSKIIKRGVALIIEAFRSGGSISEALEVSAMHITEMKYLEKERRSNMTVYLLVIYVAFFVFLFTDAVLYKLFLPSLFEASAVMGAGAKTTLEEMKFLYFSAAFIQAFGNGVVAGVLADSRISTGTRHSFIMLLVAWALFKFFV; this is encoded by the coding sequence TTGATAATAATATCAAACCTGTATTCTTTTGTAAGTTTAGAGAAGAGAAGGTGGAAGGGAGAAGCTGATGGTGTCGCCAGAACACTTTCGATAAATATTTCAGTTTTCCTGTTGAATGTATTTGTAACTCTCTATGCCCTTATACTTGTCTTTTCAATTTTGAAAAGGCTTAGAATTTTAATTTTTGAGTGGCCACCTAATTATATTTATGTCTGGACTCTACTATATGCTTTAACCCTCATTTTCATCGTTGTTGCAATAGAGAATGCGTCAAAAATCATGATCAAAAGGGGCGAGAGAAAAAGACTTTCACTCCTGTTAGCTTCACTCTCAATCCTGTTCGCTATAGTTTCTGTTCTAATCTGGGAAGGAATAATTTCAATACAAATCGGAGGCCTCATTCTTTATCCGAGCGATGCTTATGGTATTCTCAATGTTTCTGCAATACTCAATATCTTAATGGTGCTCGTTCACAATGAATTTCCAAACGTCTACAGATACTTTACTGAAATTGAGTTCAGAAAGAAGAGGTACTATCATGGAGGATGGGGGATCTGGTTGTTTATTATTATTCTACTCACACTAATCCTCTCAATTCTGATTATTGTTCAGCTTGAAGTTTATGCTGGAATACTGAAATTGCCTTTCTCGTATTTCCTCACGATCGCTTCATTGATCTTTGCGAGCATAATCCTGATACTGCTGTATCTCGCATGGCCAAGGAGAGAAGAAGGTATTCTGAAAAGAAGGCTTGATTATATAGAGGTCGAAAAAGTATTTGTTTATTCAACTTCTGCAATTCTTTCAATAGCTTTTGCTTTTACTTCGGTTATGATAATAATTGGAAATATTGGGGAAATTGAGTTTTACGATGTAACACTTGACCACATAGACTTTGCTGTTTTCGCATCCCTCTCAGCTACAGGACCAGTTTCCTTCTATCTCGCATATCAAAACAAGAAACTTTTTGCAATTGAGGAGCTTTTCGCGAAGTTTTTGATTGATCTTGCAGAATCGAGAAGAGTTGGTATGCCACTTGGACAAGCTATAAAGAGAGCGAGTGGAGGAGATTACGGCCTCCTGACACCGTACATAGTTAAAATGAGCTATCAAATGTCAGCAGGACTCACATTTATTGAGGCACTTGAAAAATTCGCTGCTTCTATAAAATCCAAGATTATAAAAAGAGGTGTTGCTTTAATAATCGAGGCTTTTAGATCTGGTGGGAGCATTTCAGAGGCACTCGAAGTTTCTGCCATGCACATAACAGAGATGAAATATCTGGAGAAAGAGAGGAGAAGCAACATGACTGTTTATTTACTTGTTATATATGTTGCATTCTTTGTTTTTCTTTTTACAGATGCTGTACTCTACAAGTTATTTCTACCATCTCTATTTGAAGCTTCTGCCGTAATGGGAGCTGGGGCAAAAACTACTTTAGAGGAAATGAAATTCCTTTATTTCTCAGCGGCCTTCATTCAGGCATTCGGAAATGGTGTTGTTGCAGGAGTTCTTGCAGATTCGAGAATATCAACAGGAACCAGACACTCTTTCATAATGCTCTTGGTTGCATGGGCTCTGTTCAAGTTCTTCGTTTGA